A window from Camelus dromedarius isolate mCamDro1 chromosome 9, mCamDro1.pat, whole genome shotgun sequence encodes these proteins:
- the POP4 gene encoding ribonuclease P protein subunit p29 isoform X2, with protein MKSVIYHAFSQKEAKELDVQHPGTQRAEAFVRAFLKRSMPRMSQQAQEDHLQRKAVVLEYFTHRKRKEKKKKSKGLSAKQRRELRLFDIKPEQQRYSLFLPLHELWKQYIRDLCNGLKPDTQPQMIQAKLLKADLHGAIVSVIPKLNCVFTVEVDGFVSYIYGSKFQLRSSERSAKKFKAKGTIDL; from the exons ATGAAGA GTGTGATCTACCATGCCTTTTCTCAGAAAGAGGCGAAAGAGTTGGATGTTCAG CACCCAGGAACCCAGCGGGCCGAGGCCTTCGTGAGGGCCTTCCTGAAGCGGAGCATGCCCCGCATGAGCCAGCAAGCCCAGGAGGACCACCTGCAACGCAAGGCTGTTGTTCTGGAGTACTTCACTCATCGGAAgcggaaggaaaagaaaaagaaatccaaaggcCTCTCTGCTAAGCAGCGGAGGGAGCTGCGGCTCTTTGACATTAAACCAGAGCAGCAGAG GTACagtctttttctccctctgcatGAACTCTGGAAACAGTACATCCGGGATCTGTGCAATGGTCTCAAACCAGACAC GCAGCCACAGATGATTCAGGCCAAGCTCTTAAAGGCAGATCTTCACGGCGCTATTGTCTCAG TTATCCCCAAGCTAAACTGTGTGTTCACTGTGGAGGTCGATGGCTTTGTGTCCTACATTTATGGGAGCAAATTCCAGCTGCGGTCAAGCGAGCGATCTGCAAAGAAGTTCAAAGCAAAGGGAACAATTGACCTGTGA
- the POP4 gene encoding ribonuclease P protein subunit p29 isoform X1, producing MKSVIYHAFSQKEAKELDVQHPGTQRAEAFVRAFLKRSMPRMSQQAQEDHLQRKAVVLEYFTHRKRKEKKKKSKGLSAKQRRELRLFDIKPEQQRYSLFLPLHELWKQYIRDLCNGLKPDTQPQMIQAKLLKADLHGAIVSVTKSKCPSYVGVTGILLQETKHVFKIITKEDRLKVIPKLNCVFTVEVDGFVSYIYGSKFQLRSSERSAKKFKAKGTIDL from the exons ATGAAGA GTGTGATCTACCATGCCTTTTCTCAGAAAGAGGCGAAAGAGTTGGATGTTCAG CACCCAGGAACCCAGCGGGCCGAGGCCTTCGTGAGGGCCTTCCTGAAGCGGAGCATGCCCCGCATGAGCCAGCAAGCCCAGGAGGACCACCTGCAACGCAAGGCTGTTGTTCTGGAGTACTTCACTCATCGGAAgcggaaggaaaagaaaaagaaatccaaaggcCTCTCTGCTAAGCAGCGGAGGGAGCTGCGGCTCTTTGACATTAAACCAGAGCAGCAGAG GTACagtctttttctccctctgcatGAACTCTGGAAACAGTACATCCGGGATCTGTGCAATGGTCTCAAACCAGACAC GCAGCCACAGATGATTCAGGCCAAGCTCTTAAAGGCAGATCTTCACGGCGCTATTGTCTCAG TCACAAAATCCAAATGCCCCTCTTACGTGGGCGTTACAGGAATCCTTCTACAGGAAACAAAGCACGTTTTCAAAATTATCACTAAAGAAGACCGCCTGAAAG TTATCCCCAAGCTAAACTGTGTGTTCACTGTGGAGGTCGATGGCTTTGTGTCCTACATTTATGGGAGCAAATTCCAGCTGCGGTCAAGCGAGCGATCTGCAAAGAAGTTCAAAGCAAAGGGAACAATTGACCTGTGA